The Deltaproteobacteria bacterium sequence TGCGGTCTTCATCAAAAACGATGCGGGGTCGGTGGATAGGCCGATAAGGGGGACTCCCTCTTCCGAAAGGGAGCGCAGCGTATTGAAGCCGGTTATATAATCGACGCCCGTCACAACCGCTGGCGGTAAAGTCCTTGAGACCGTCATTGTCGTTTTAAACTTGTTCCCCTGCGGGCCGTCAAGAGCCGGGTTGCGCCCATTTTCATATACAAACCCTATCGCTGCCGCGCGTTCACCCCCTGAGCAGCGCGTAGCGGAGCACGAAGAGCAGGGCGAAGAGAGCCATGAGCGGCTCCACCTCGCCGCGGCGTCCGGCGGCGGTCTTCATGAGCGTATGGCTTATTATGCCGAAGGCTATGCCCTCGGTGATCGAGAAGGTGACGGGCATCATTATCATGGTGAGGAAGGCGGGCAGCGCCTCGGTGGGGTCGTCCCATCTTATGCGGGCGGCACCCCTGCACATGAGGCTCCCCACGACTATGAGCACGGGGGCGACGACGGGATAGAGCCGCGCGCCGCCGCTCTCGATCCCGCCGCCCACCATCTCGACGAGGGGGGAGAAGAAGAGGGCGGCGACGAAGAGGGCGGCCGTGAAGCAGCTCGCAAGACCGCTCCTGCCGCCTGCGCTCACGCCGGCGGCGCTCTCGATGTAGCTCGTCACCGTCGAGGTGCCGAGCAGCGCGCCCGTCACCGTGCCCAGCGCGTCGGCCAGGAAGGCCCGCCGCGCCCTCGGCAGCCTGCCGTCCTTTATGAACCCCGCCTCGTCCCCCACGCCTATGAGCGTTCCCACCGTGTCGAATAGGTCGAGGAAGAAGAAGACGAATATGACCGATAGCAGTCCCGTGCCGAGCGCTCCCCGTATATCGAGCTCCAGGAAGGTGGGCGCAAGCGAGGGCGGGGCCGAGACGAGCCCCCGGTACTCG is a genomic window containing:
- a CDS encoding NCS2 family permease, producing the protein MEAIKRLFRLDEKSTTVGREAAAGVTTFAAMSYIIFVQPAVLGAAGMDFGAVMTATCLASAAATLAMGLLADYPIALAPAMGHNFFFSFTVVAAMGLPWRTALGAVFVSGVLFIALSLFHFRERLVNTIPEGLKHAIAAGIGLLIALAGLEWAGIVVDAPGTYVGLGSLHSPPVLLSLLGLAVTAALLALRVRTAVLLGMAVTVAAGLATGLIEYRGLVSAPPSLAPTFLELDIRGALGTGLLSVIFVFFFLDLFDTVGTLIGVGDEAGFIKDGRLPRARRAFLADALGTVTGALLGTSTVTSYIESAAGVSAGGRSGLASCFTAALFVAALFFSPLVEMVGGGIESGGARLYPVVAPVLIVVGSLMCRGAARIRWDDPTEALPAFLTMIMMPVTFSITEGIAFGIISHTLMKTAAGRRGEVEPLMALFALLFVLRYALLRG